From Haloarcula hispanica ATCC 33960, the proteins below share one genomic window:
- a CDS encoding ornithine cyclodeaminase gives MTVSREVELEGHIIDSGMMQSCFGIIMDLGGSFSVQEFDIGRHKDEESYARMLVEADDEDQLQSIVHELHQHGVNPSDPKDATLVPAPDDQVVPHGFYSTTNHPTFIRHSGEWIEVEDMEMDCAVVVEDGEAHRASEQSNGDDEEPRDYPRAYTKVLNAIEEGDMVVTDETGIKVQPPERPRDSGGAFGFMQGGVSSERPSESTIRKIADAIKETKKEGGKVMAVCGPALIHSGAREDLARLVREGYVDMLSAGNGFAVHDIERDIYGTSLGMDTESLDHPRHGHKHHIYAISEVIREGGIEEAVDSGTIGSGVMYECIENDRPFVLAGSIRDDGPLPDTITDAVEAQNAIREQAHEADMVLMLSTLLHSVAVGNCLPSTTRVVCVDINPATVTQLLDRGSAQAVGMVTDIGTFVPILAEQLLDEE, from the coding sequence ATGACCGTCTCTCGCGAAGTCGAACTAGAGGGCCACATCATCGACTCCGGGATGATGCAGTCCTGTTTCGGCATCATCATGGATCTGGGCGGCTCCTTCTCCGTTCAGGAGTTCGATATCGGCCGTCACAAAGACGAGGAGTCCTACGCCCGGATGCTCGTCGAGGCTGACGACGAAGACCAACTGCAGTCGATTGTTCACGAACTCCACCAGCACGGCGTCAACCCCTCGGACCCGAAAGACGCCACGCTCGTCCCCGCACCCGACGACCAGGTCGTCCCGCACGGGTTCTACTCGACGACGAACCACCCGACGTTCATCCGCCACAGCGGCGAGTGGATCGAGGTCGAGGACATGGAGATGGACTGCGCCGTGGTCGTCGAAGATGGCGAAGCGCACCGCGCCTCGGAACAGTCGAACGGTGACGACGAGGAACCGAGAGACTACCCCCGAGCTTACACCAAGGTCCTGAACGCTATCGAGGAGGGCGACATGGTCGTCACCGACGAAACCGGCATCAAGGTCCAGCCGCCGGAGCGGCCCCGCGATTCGGGCGGCGCGTTCGGCTTCATGCAGGGCGGCGTCTCCTCGGAGCGCCCGTCGGAGTCGACCATCCGCAAAATCGCGGACGCGATCAAGGAGACGAAAAAAGAGGGCGGCAAGGTGATGGCTGTCTGTGGGCCGGCGCTCATCCACTCCGGGGCGCGCGAAGACCTCGCTCGCCTCGTCCGGGAGGGGTACGTCGACATGCTCTCGGCCGGCAACGGCTTCGCCGTCCACGACATCGAGCGCGACATCTACGGGACCTCGCTAGGCATGGACACCGAGAGCCTTGACCATCCCCGCCACGGCCACAAGCACCACATCTACGCCATCAGCGAGGTCATCCGCGAAGGCGGCATCGAGGAGGCCGTCGACTCCGGCACCATCGGCTCCGGCGTGATGTACGAATGCATCGAAAACGACCGGCCGTTCGTTCTCGCGGGCTCTATCCGCGACGACGGCCCGCTCCCGGACACCATCACCGACGCCGTCGAGGCCCAGAACGCCATTCGGGAGCAGGCCCACGAGGCCGACATGGTGCTGATGCTCTCGACGCTGCTGCACTCGGTCGCCGTCGGGAACTGTCTCCCCTCGACGACGCGGGTCGTCTGCGTCGACATCAACCCCGCGACGGTGACACAGCTCCTCGACCGTGGCTCCGCACAGGCAGTCGGGATGGTCACCGACATCGGCACCTTCGTCCCGATTCTGGCGGAGCAGTTACTCGACGAGGAGTAA
- a CDS encoding thiamine pyrophosphate-binding protein gives MRVSLAVVDRLVANGIDTVFGIPGKQSLPLNEAIGKRDDIRFVVARHETAVSHQAWGYAETSGQIASTVVVPGPGDMNAMNGLKNALNDCTPLVHFAIETEPALRGGDAIHETPPDTYDNVVKENILLKNPETTAATIDRAVQIAKTPPKGPVRVGLPKNYLQMDVPIAGASTPSAPSTSTVPEQAVAEAAEHLLAAEMPVIMAGGGVRASGGTAALRSLAERLDAPVVTTYKGKGVFPEDHDLSAGVLSGSASPELLDCLADSDAVLAVGSDLDAHGTRGWSVELPETLVHVTIDADDLGTGYDPTVGILADAADAMTAVENKIAAADTAPATKADGTERAQAVRDATARRIEPLVDSEPPLTSVHVLQTLRDAVPSDAITAVDAGGFRVWALNTFEAYGPRSYVNPGSWATMGTGLPSAIGAQLANPDTPVVALTGDGGLMMCVHELHTAVAEDLPITVVVLNNDDYAIISEEAGRSYDLDHQAYGWDTTPIDFGTVAAGMGMEAVQADTPSEIRTAVREAVQTDAPTLVEVRTDPTEPQASEWMSE, from the coding sequence ATGCGCGTTAGTCTGGCGGTGGTAGACCGTCTCGTCGCGAACGGCATCGATACCGTCTTTGGCATCCCGGGGAAGCAGTCCCTCCCGCTGAACGAGGCCATCGGCAAGCGAGACGACATCCGTTTCGTCGTGGCACGGCACGAAACTGCGGTCTCACATCAGGCCTGGGGCTATGCAGAGACGAGCGGGCAGATAGCGAGCACTGTTGTCGTTCCCGGTCCGGGCGATATGAACGCGATGAACGGCCTGAAAAACGCGCTGAACGACTGCACGCCGCTGGTGCACTTCGCCATCGAAACCGAGCCGGCGCTCCGGGGCGGCGATGCGATCCACGAAACCCCGCCGGACACCTACGACAACGTCGTCAAAGAGAACATACTACTGAAGAACCCCGAGACGACAGCGGCGACGATCGACCGAGCGGTACAGATCGCCAAGACACCGCCGAAGGGGCCAGTCAGAGTCGGGCTCCCCAAGAATTACTTGCAGATGGACGTGCCAATCGCTGGTGCAAGCACACCTTCGGCTCCGTCCACCAGCACCGTCCCGGAGCAGGCGGTTGCGGAAGCCGCTGAGCACCTGCTCGCGGCCGAGATGCCAGTTATCATGGCAGGCGGTGGTGTGCGAGCGTCGGGCGGGACGGCGGCGCTCCGAAGCCTCGCCGAGCGACTTGACGCGCCCGTCGTGACGACGTACAAAGGCAAAGGCGTGTTCCCGGAGGATCACGACCTCAGTGCCGGTGTCCTGAGCGGGAGTGCAAGCCCAGAGCTACTAGACTGTCTCGCCGACTCCGACGCCGTACTCGCCGTCGGCTCCGACCTTGACGCACACGGGACACGCGGGTGGTCCGTCGAACTACCTGAGACGCTCGTTCACGTCACGATTGACGCCGACGACCTCGGCACGGGCTATGACCCGACTGTCGGCATCCTCGCAGATGCCGCGGACGCGATGACGGCGGTCGAGAACAAAATCGCGGCGGCTGATACCGCTCCTGCTACGAAGGCGGACGGCACCGAACGCGCACAGGCTGTCCGCGATGCCACTGCGCGTCGTATCGAACCGCTCGTGGATTCGGAACCACCGCTCACCTCCGTCCATGTGCTGCAAACTCTCCGGGACGCAGTCCCTTCGGATGCTATCACGGCCGTCGACGCCGGGGGGTTCCGCGTCTGGGCGCTGAACACGTTCGAGGCGTACGGGCCGCGCAGCTACGTCAACCCCGGATCGTGGGCGACGATGGGAACCGGACTGCCGTCGGCGATTGGGGCACAGCTAGCCAATCCGGACACGCCCGTCGTCGCGTTGACCGGTGATGGCGGCCTCATGATGTGCGTGCACGAGCTCCACACTGCGGTCGCCGAGGACCTCCCGATCACCGTCGTCGTCCTCAACAACGACGATTACGCGATTATCAGTGAGGAGGCCGGCCGGAGTTACGACCTCGACCACCAGGCGTACGGATGGGACACGACGCCGATTGACTTCGGAACTGTCGCTGCCGGAATGGGGATGGAAGCCGTGCAAGCCGACACGCCGTCCGAAATCCGCACGGCGGTTCGCGAGGCGGTGCAGACGGACGCGCCGACGCTCGTCGAGGTCAGGACCGACCCGACGGAGCCACAGGCGAGCGAGTGGATGAGCGAGTAG
- a CDS encoding SOS response-associated peptidase has translation MCGRYSLFSPREEIETRFDAEFSFDYEPRYNAAPSQDLPVITNESPDTIQRMEWGLIPSWADNRTDHGHINARAETLAEKRSFAEAYEARRCLVPADGFYEWVETSDGKQPYRVALPDDDLFAMAGLYERWEPPQRQTGLGEFGGSGGDSGGEDDIVESFTIVTTEPNDAVADLHHRMAVILDPAEESTWLRGSADDVSTLLDPYDGPMRTYPVSSAVNSPANDSPDLIEPVG, from the coding sequence ATGTGTGGCCGCTACAGTTTGTTCTCTCCTCGCGAGGAAATTGAGACGCGGTTCGACGCCGAGTTTTCTTTCGACTACGAGCCGCGATACAACGCCGCTCCGAGCCAAGACCTGCCGGTCATCACCAACGAATCACCCGACACAATCCAGCGAATGGAGTGGGGACTGATTCCGTCCTGGGCTGACAACCGCACGGACCACGGGCACATCAACGCCCGCGCCGAGACGCTGGCGGAGAAACGTTCGTTCGCCGAGGCCTACGAGGCTCGCCGCTGTCTTGTCCCTGCCGATGGGTTCTACGAGTGGGTCGAGACGAGCGACGGCAAGCAACCGTATCGCGTGGCGCTGCCGGACGACGACCTGTTCGCGATGGCGGGGCTGTACGAGCGGTGGGAGCCGCCACAGCGACAGACCGGGCTGGGGGAGTTCGGCGGGAGCGGCGGCGATTCGGGCGGCGAAGACGATATCGTCGAGTCGTTCACGATTGTGACGACCGAACCGAACGACGCCGTCGCTGACCTCCATCACCGGATGGCCGTCATCCTCGACCCGGCTGAGGAGTCGACGTGGCTGCGCGGCAGCGCCGACGACGTGTCCACACTGCTTGACCCGTACGACGGCCCGATGCGGACCTATCCGGTTTCGTCAGCGGTTAACAGCCCAGCCAACGACTCGCCGGACCTCATCGAACCAGTCGGGTAG
- the cysK gene encoding cysteine synthase A, producing MQSYAQRDDGTVASSVTELIGDTPLVCLDSFADNLLGKVEAANPYSVKDRIALYMVEAAAESGNLPDDGTVVEATSGNTGIGLAAVCAARGYDCVLTMPESMSEERRQLLSGLGADLELTPADGGMSGAIERANELADAPDTVRARQFENEANPRAHRETTGPEIWADTDGDVDAVVAGVGTGGTITGISEYIEEEVGADLTSVAVEPEQSKLLSADAPDSHDIQGIGPGFVPDILRRDLVDEVRTASKAESMEATHRLASEEGIMVGISSGAALHAAAEYATENPDETVVAVLPDTGERYLSTDLWD from the coding sequence ATGCAGTCGTACGCCCAGCGAGACGACGGTACTGTCGCGTCCAGTGTGACTGAGCTCATCGGCGACACGCCGCTGGTCTGTCTCGACAGCTTCGCGGACAATCTGCTCGGCAAGGTCGAAGCGGCCAATCCTTACTCCGTCAAGGACCGCATCGCGCTGTACATGGTCGAGGCGGCCGCAGAGTCCGGAAACCTACCTGACGACGGAACGGTCGTCGAGGCGACCAGCGGCAACACCGGTATCGGGCTGGCCGCTGTCTGCGCTGCACGGGGGTACGACTGCGTGCTGACGATGCCCGAATCGATGAGCGAGGAGCGCCGGCAGTTGCTGTCGGGGCTCGGCGCGGACCTCGAACTCACGCCGGCCGACGGCGGCATGAGCGGCGCAATCGAGCGCGCGAACGAACTCGCGGATGCGCCGGATACTGTCCGCGCCCGGCAGTTCGAGAACGAGGCGAACCCGCGCGCCCACCGCGAGACGACGGGTCCGGAGATATGGGCCGATACCGACGGCGACGTGGACGCCGTCGTCGCCGGCGTCGGGACCGGCGGCACGATCACCGGTATCTCGGAGTACATCGAGGAGGAGGTCGGCGCGGATCTCACATCGGTCGCCGTCGAGCCTGAACAGTCCAAACTGCTCTCGGCGGATGCCCCGGACAGCCACGACATCCAGGGTATCGGTCCCGGGTTCGTTCCGGACATTCTCCGGCGCGACCTCGTCGACGAGGTGCGGACCGCGAGCAAGGCGGAATCCATGGAGGCGACCCACCGACTCGCCAGCGAGGAGGGGATTATGGTCGGCATCTCATCGGGTGCGGCGCTGCACGCGGCCGCGGAGTACGCCACCGAGAACCCCGACGAGACGGTGGTCGCCGTCCTGCCGGACACCGGTGAACGATACCTCTCGACGGACCTGTGGGACTAA
- a CDS encoding translation initiation factor IF-2 subunit beta, translating into MNYESALQRAYDVLPDQPREAGERLSIPDPEGQTDGAFTRLTNLEAIADAVSRDAQHLHRAIQREFGTNGQFDGGEARYNGSFDTADFEAAIDAYVAEYVTCSECGLPDTVLKNEDGVDMLRCQACGAFRPVAKGASSNTQQDRPTLEEGETYEVKITGTGREGDGVAEKGKYTIFVSGAREGQVVEAYIESISGTLAFGRVA; encoded by the coding sequence ATGAACTACGAGTCCGCCCTACAGCGTGCGTACGACGTACTACCAGACCAACCCCGGGAAGCCGGCGAACGGCTCTCGATTCCCGACCCCGAGGGCCAGACCGACGGGGCGTTCACACGCCTGACGAACTTAGAGGCAATCGCCGACGCAGTCTCGCGGGACGCCCAGCATCTCCACCGCGCCATCCAGCGCGAGTTCGGGACCAACGGCCAGTTCGACGGCGGCGAAGCCCGCTACAACGGGTCGTTCGACACCGCTGATTTCGAGGCCGCCATCGACGCGTACGTCGCCGAGTACGTCACCTGTTCCGAGTGTGGCCTGCCCGACACCGTCCTCAAGAACGAGGACGGCGTCGACATGCTGCGCTGTCAGGCCTGCGGTGCGTTCCGCCCGGTCGCCAAGGGCGCGAGTTCGAACACCCAGCAGGACCGACCCACGCTCGAAGAGGGCGAGACCTACGAGGTCAAGATCACCGGCACCGGCCGCGAGGGCGACGGTGTTGCCGAGAAAGGGAAGTACACCATCTTCGTCTCCGGAGCGCGCGAAGGGCAGGTCGTCGAGGCCTACATCGAGAGCATCAGCGGCACGCTGGCGTTCGGCCGGGTCGCCTGA
- a CDS encoding DUF7344 domain-containing protein: MDQHEQPVETPGLASERLDTLLRALAAEPRRMIYTYLAEHDSASIAELTDVVVGWSSARGRDTDARNWDDTRTSLHHRHLPVLDDAGVISYDAAQRTATLASLSPSTAEVLATITDLDTAETDHED; encoded by the coding sequence ATGGATCAGCACGAACAGCCTGTGGAGACGCCGGGACTCGCGTCCGAGCGACTCGATACGCTATTACGGGCGCTGGCAGCCGAGCCCCGGCGGATGATATACACTTACCTCGCCGAACACGACTCGGCCTCAATCGCGGAACTCACTGACGTGGTCGTGGGCTGGTCCAGCGCGCGTGGTCGAGACACCGACGCCCGCAACTGGGACGATACCCGCACGTCGCTCCACCACCGCCACCTCCCTGTTCTCGATGACGCTGGCGTTATTAGCTACGACGCTGCCCAGCGGACCGCGACGCTGGCATCGCTGTCGCCATCCACGGCCGAGGTTCTGGCGACGATAACCGATCTGGATACCGCCGAGACAGACCACGAGGACTGA
- a CDS encoding DICT sensory domain-containing protein, whose product MTVRTLLRRFEDSDVEITVYGPPATKTVVERLATQGIDATWRKLPTGHQNAFVVVRRDGAFAGTPPLTALQAFLCKPTTEPDDSRVPDSDPDRQLLHSALANTLLASLTPAQLLATSHEFEDRAYRVGKGTLRVSFQSLSIFRSQRARYQTLASDTDLDIHVYGRDDWEPPAIPGISFHPLTDTVLEQVWLLAFDAAGDDQNKCALVAEETEDGPFRGLWTYNARLVDEIMTAVVAVDE is encoded by the coding sequence ATGACAGTTCGTACCCTCCTCCGACGCTTCGAGGACTCGGACGTGGAGATAACTGTGTACGGTCCGCCCGCAACGAAGACTGTGGTAGAGCGTCTGGCAACTCAGGGAATCGACGCCACCTGGCGGAAACTCCCGACTGGACACCAGAACGCGTTTGTCGTCGTCCGCCGCGACGGCGCGTTCGCCGGGACACCGCCACTCACAGCGCTGCAGGCGTTCTTATGTAAGCCGACGACAGAGCCCGACGACAGCAGGGTGCCTGACAGTGACCCGGACCGGCAGCTTCTCCACTCGGCGCTGGCGAACACGCTCCTCGCATCGCTCACGCCGGCACAGTTGCTCGCAACGTCGCACGAGTTCGAGGACAGGGCCTACCGCGTCGGGAAGGGAACGCTTCGAGTGAGCTTCCAGTCGCTGTCGATCTTCCGCTCTCAGCGCGCCCGATACCAGACGCTCGCCAGCGACACGGACCTCGACATCCACGTTTACGGACGAGACGACTGGGAGCCGCCAGCGATTCCCGGAATCTCGTTCCATCCGCTCACAGACACCGTGCTCGAACAGGTGTGGCTGCTGGCGTTCGACGCCGCCGGCGACGACCAGAACAAGTGTGCACTCGTCGCCGAAGAAACCGAGGACGGACCGTTTCGTGGTCTCTGGACGTACAACGCACGGCTGGTCGACGAAATCATGACGGCGGTTGTGGCTGTCGACGAGTAG
- a CDS encoding CapA family protein gives MAPTRRTVLASGGPALGSLTAVSGCLGADDDADVSCPPSVPTDASLRLGFVGDVMLGRSVDERWRDAPDGPTAVWGSMLDELQSLDGLVANLECCLSDRGEPRPGRTFHFRASPKWAVAALDRAGVSCAGLANNHLFDFGPAALTDTPAHLADAGIASAGAGVDSETAFEPAFVEIGDLSIAVVAVTDQSPSYAADGDSPGTAYAPLDPNHPLTRRRVGGALAAARDADPDLLVVTAHWGPNWVTEPGETQQAFARWLVDNGADVVHGHSAHVIQGVEVYRGRPIMYDTGNFVDDYAVKDGYRNDRSFLFELHIEDGRLAALELTPVENAYVQVGRADEAVAEWLRETLRERSRPFGTAIERDGLGLRVPLSCPA, from the coding sequence GTGGCACCGACCCGCCGAACCGTCCTCGCCAGCGGCGGCCCCGCACTCGGGAGCCTCACCGCCGTTTCGGGGTGTCTAGGTGCCGACGACGACGCGGACGTGTCGTGTCCGCCGTCTGTCCCGACGGACGCGTCACTACGTCTCGGGTTCGTCGGCGACGTGATGCTGGGCCGGAGCGTCGACGAACGCTGGCGCGATGCCCCCGACGGACCGACGGCCGTCTGGGGGTCGATGCTCGACGAACTCCAGTCACTCGACGGGCTGGTGGCGAACCTCGAATGCTGTCTCTCGGACCGCGGCGAACCGCGGCCCGGCCGTACGTTCCACTTCCGAGCGAGCCCGAAATGGGCCGTGGCCGCGCTGGACCGCGCCGGCGTCTCCTGTGCCGGACTGGCGAACAACCACCTGTTCGATTTCGGACCGGCGGCACTCACGGACACGCCGGCTCACCTCGCCGACGCTGGCATCGCCTCAGCCGGGGCCGGCGTCGATAGCGAGACAGCATTCGAGCCGGCGTTCGTCGAGATCGGCGACCTCTCGATCGCCGTCGTCGCCGTCACTGACCAGTCACCCAGCTACGCCGCCGACGGCGACAGTCCCGGCACGGCATACGCACCGCTGGACCCGAACCACCCGCTGACTCGCCGCCGTGTCGGAGGCGCGCTGGCGGCGGCCCGCGACGCCGACCCCGACCTGCTCGTCGTCACCGCTCACTGGGGGCCGAACTGGGTGACCGAACCGGGCGAGACACAGCAGGCCTTCGCCCGTTGGCTGGTGGACAACGGGGCCGACGTGGTCCACGGCCACAGCGCCCACGTCATCCAGGGGGTCGAGGTGTACCGCGGTCGCCCCATCATGTACGACACCGGTAATTTCGTCGACGACTACGCGGTCAAGGACGGCTACCGCAACGACCGGAGCTTCCTGTTCGAACTCCATATCGAGGACGGCCGGCTGGCCGCGCTCGAACTCACGCCGGTCGAGAACGCGTACGTACAGGTCGGACGCGCCGACGAAGCGGTGGCTGAGTGGCTTCGTGAGACACTCCGGGAGCGCTCTCGGCCCTTCGGAACGGCTATCGAGCGTGACGGCCTCGGGCTTCGGGTTCCGCTGTCATGTCCGGCATAG
- a CDS encoding regulator of G-protein signaling domain-containing protein, which produces MSSDTARDYDGDEECTTTESFADHGLDDGSVLISRTYNRIAADGEPTFEPTPEFFDTLEAAFIWAYIGTIDEPGVSPHVEAAIEDAREFTRREFEDDPDVDLRTDVIPTFYQQVAGFHCAYRD; this is translated from the coding sequence ATGTCAAGCGACACTGCACGGGACTACGACGGGGACGAAGAGTGTACGACCACGGAGTCGTTCGCCGACCACGGCCTCGACGACGGCAGCGTCCTCATCAGCCGGACGTACAACCGAATCGCGGCGGACGGCGAACCCACGTTCGAACCAACCCCGGAGTTCTTCGACACGCTGGAGGCGGCGTTCATCTGGGCCTACATCGGCACGATTGACGAACCTGGCGTCTCGCCCCATGTCGAAGCGGCCATCGAAGACGCTCGGGAGTTCACGCGCCGGGAGTTCGAAGACGACCCTGACGTGGACCTTCGAACGGACGTGATTCCGACGTTCTACCAGCAGGTCGCCGGCTTCCACTGCGCCTATCGAGATTAA
- a CDS encoding L-aspartate oxidase: protein MTPQKPSADGEQAADGRATDVGPAVDYETVSVPVLVVGAGAAGARVAIGLAQNGVEPLVIGKRDHGDAHTTWAAGGINASLGSLDPEDDWTIHAADTLDEGHFINDPKAVELTTKHMPDRIRELDDWGMAFDRTEDGKINQRYFGAQSFRRTCFVGDRTGEAMLDALVSKAQSLDIPYRDNVMITRLLSDGDRVYGAAGYDMESGEFILFESDHVVLAAGGSSALYNRHSSRDEENNGDGPALALEAGASLMDMEFVQFHPTGMVGDRYGEDWDGRLVTEAVRGEGGRLLNTDGERFMEEYSPDQMELDARDVVARAIAQELREGRGTENGGVYLDISHRDDEYIKSRLPRMYERFMDLGVDITEKPMEVAPTAHYSMGGVDIDFETGETGVSGLYAVGETVTGVHGANRLGGNSLAETVAIGALVGDHVAAQVTGDDRDDALPAGQRAIAEREFRSLQELAASDGDETPGGLLADLGDLLWEHAGILRNGESLSDGLAALDALRERTGDIGIDGDRTSLSFELAVDLFFSLTVAEALLLSARKRDESRGAHYRTDAPDVDPDWRRNILVDRGDTGLELTTRGVAEPSDEVSEAVDVGYELDYHHLE, encoded by the coding sequence ATGACACCACAGAAGCCATCCGCTGACGGCGAGCAGGCTGCCGACGGTCGGGCGACCGACGTAGGCCCGGCGGTCGACTACGAGACGGTGTCGGTACCAGTGCTGGTCGTCGGCGCTGGCGCTGCCGGGGCGCGGGTCGCTATCGGACTTGCCCAGAACGGTGTCGAACCGCTGGTCATCGGCAAGCGGGACCACGGCGACGCACACACGACCTGGGCGGCCGGCGGCATCAACGCCTCGCTGGGATCGCTCGACCCCGAGGACGACTGGACGATTCACGCCGCCGATACGCTGGACGAGGGACATTTCATCAACGACCCGAAAGCGGTCGAGCTGACGACCAAGCATATGCCCGACCGCATCCGGGAACTCGACGATTGGGGGATGGCGTTCGACCGCACTGAGGACGGCAAGATCAATCAGCGGTACTTCGGCGCGCAGTCGTTCCGCCGGACCTGCTTCGTCGGCGACCGCACGGGCGAGGCGATGCTGGATGCGCTCGTCTCGAAGGCCCAGTCGCTCGATATCCCGTACCGCGACAACGTGATGATCACGCGGCTGCTCTCCGACGGCGACCGCGTCTACGGCGCGGCCGGCTACGACATGGAGAGCGGCGAGTTCATCCTCTTCGAGTCGGATCACGTCGTCCTGGCGGCGGGTGGCTCCTCCGCGCTGTATAACCGCCACTCCTCGCGCGACGAGGAGAACAACGGCGACGGCCCGGCGCTGGCGCTCGAAGCCGGCGCGTCGCTGATGGACATGGAGTTCGTCCAGTTCCACCCAACGGGGATGGTCGGCGACCGCTACGGCGAGGACTGGGACGGCCGACTCGTCACCGAGGCGGTCCGGGGCGAGGGCGGTCGGCTACTCAACACAGACGGCGAGCGGTTCATGGAGGAGTACTCGCCGGACCAGATGGAACTCGACGCGCGGGACGTGGTGGCCCGTGCCATCGCACAGGAACTCCGCGAGGGCCGTGGGACCGAGAACGGCGGCGTCTATCTGGACATTTCCCACCGCGACGACGAGTACATCAAGTCCCGACTGCCGCGGATGTACGAGCGGTTCATGGACCTCGGCGTCGACATCACGGAGAAGCCGATGGAGGTCGCGCCGACCGCCCACTACTCGATGGGCGGCGTCGACATCGACTTCGAGACCGGGGAAACCGGCGTCAGTGGGCTCTACGCTGTCGGCGAGACGGTCACAGGCGTCCACGGCGCGAACCGCCTAGGCGGGAACTCGCTCGCGGAGACGGTCGCCATCGGCGCGCTCGTCGGCGACCACGTCGCGGCGCAGGTGACAGGCGACGACCGCGACGACGCCCTGCCGGCTGGTCAGCGTGCCATCGCCGAGCGCGAGTTCCGGTCGCTGCAGGAACTGGCGGCGTCGGACGGAGACGAGACGCCCGGAGGGCTACTCGCGGACCTCGGCGACCTGCTGTGGGAGCACGCCGGTATTCTCCGTAACGGCGAATCACTGTCGGACGGCCTCGCCGCGCTCGATGCCCTTCGCGAACGGACTGGGGACATCGGTATCGACGGCGACCGGACCAGCCTGTCGTTCGAACTCGCCGTCGATCTGTTCTTCAGCCTCACGGTTGCCGAGGCCCTGCTGCTGAGCGCACGCAAGCGCGACGAGTCCCGCGGCGCGCACTACCGCACCGATGCGCCCGACGTAGACCCCGACTGGCGGCGGAACATCCTCGTAGACCGCGGCGACACCGGGCTTGAACTGACGACTCGCGGCGTCGCCGAACCGAGCGACGAAGTCAGCGAGGCGGTCGACGTCGGCTACGAACTCGACTATCACCACCTCGAATAG